The Armatimonadota bacterium genome includes a window with the following:
- the acrE gene encoding acriflavin resistance protein — MTKRGWVWIAAGVIVVAAALVWNARRGGQHSTHARELPPVQAETMIVSRIPMESFSVSDGTIRPFQEATLSPKIMSSVLAVMVREGDRVRRGQELVRLEAADLQAGVEQASAALSAASASAEAASSAARMEQEAAEADIRSATAAVQEARAYLQMVQTGPRRQERAQANIAVEQAKAQYDLAHSEAERIRALFRQDVVSKQRLEQAETAEAVAKAALESARQQADMVAEGSRVEELKAARERLAQAEARLAAAKSRRLAAEMRRKEAVAAAGQARQARAGLTGAKTMAGYSVIRAPFDGVVTQRLVDPGDQVGPGGPVLVLEDRSRWQIEAFVPEAEATTLKPGDRALVRIDSLGGDEREARISEVRPGGDPATRTVRVKADIRDSSRLASGLFGRLMVPRGVRSVVAVPDNAILDREGMARIWVVGKDSRAELRVVTLGETRDGMTAILSGLQDGEKVVISNLDAIQEGVKILEAAR; from the coding sequence ATGACAAAACGCGGATGGGTCTGGATCGCTGCAGGGGTCATCGTGGTGGCAGCGGCGCTTGTCTGGAACGCACGCCGCGGGGGGCAACACAGCACGCACGCCCGTGAGCTGCCTCCCGTTCAGGCCGAGACGATGATCGTCTCGCGAATCCCGATGGAAAGCTTCTCCGTCTCCGACGGAACCATCCGGCCGTTCCAGGAGGCTACGCTGTCCCCCAAGATTATGTCCTCCGTGCTTGCAGTAATGGTGCGGGAGGGAGACCGGGTCCGGCGAGGGCAAGAGCTGGTGCGCCTGGAAGCCGCAGATCTGCAAGCTGGAGTGGAGCAGGCAAGCGCGGCCCTGTCAGCCGCTTCGGCGTCAGCGGAGGCAGCCAGTTCGGCGGCGCGGATGGAGCAGGAAGCAGCCGAGGCGGACATCCGTTCGGCCACGGCGGCCGTTCAGGAGGCCCGGGCATACCTGCAGATGGTCCAGACCGGTCCGCGCCGCCAGGAGCGCGCGCAGGCGAACATCGCCGTGGAACAGGCCAAAGCTCAGTACGACCTTGCGCACAGCGAAGCCGAACGCATACGAGCGCTTTTCCGGCAAGACGTGGTGAGCAAACAGAGGCTGGAGCAAGCGGAGACAGCGGAGGCTGTGGCGAAAGCCGCTCTGGAATCGGCACGCCAACAGGCGGACATGGTGGCGGAAGGTAGCCGCGTCGAAGAGCTGAAGGCAGCCCGTGAGCGTCTCGCTCAGGCTGAAGCACGCCTCGCCGCCGCGAAGAGCCGCCGTCTGGCTGCGGAGATGCGGCGAAAAGAGGCCGTGGCTGCAGCGGGGCAGGCGCGTCAGGCCCGTGCCGGTCTGACGGGAGCGAAGACCATGGCCGGTTACTCCGTTATCCGCGCGCCATTCGACGGTGTGGTCACCCAGCGTCTGGTGGACCCTGGCGATCAGGTGGGACCGGGTGGTCCGGTACTGGTGCTGGAGGACCGCTCGCGCTGGCAGATCGAGGCATTCGTGCCTGAGGCGGAAGCCACGACGCTAAAGCCCGGTGACCGCGCGCTGGTTCGCATCGACAGCCTGGGCGGCGATGAACGGGAAGCGCGGATTTCAGAAGTGCGTCCTGGTGGCGATCCCGCCACCCGTACGGTCCGCGTGAAAGCGGATATCCGCGACTCATCCCGGCTGGCCAGCGGCCTGTTCGGTCGTCTGATGGTGCCGCGCGGAGTGCGGTCGGTGGTGGCCGTGCCGGACAATGCCATCCTGGACCGCGAGGGGATGGCCCGGATCTGGGTGGTCGGCAAGGACAGCCGCGCCGAACTGCGGGTGGTGACACTAGGTGAGACGCGGGACGGGATGACGGCCATCCTGTCCGGGCTGCAGGACGGCGAAAAGGTGGTGATCAGCAACCTGGATGCCATCCAGGAGGGAGTGAAGATTCTGGAGGCCGCCCGATGA
- a CDS encoding methyltransferase codes for MAARRRTASSGEARQFSRVAAIYDALMAGIAYDIWVRYIHTLWSSRGLEPRTVLDIACGTGNVSFRLAEEGLRVAGVDNSQEMIAVAESKLTRSQRLEGNPAFYCQDAAELDLPFTFDSALCLFDSFNYILDYERLCSAFRRTLLHLRPRGIFIFDVNTVYALSHGFFDQDNLSSDSYPRYVWRSSWDPASRLCTVEMDFEALTDSGVETFREVHTQRGYTQEELTRGLESAGFSDISVFHAYTMRPPNRRSDRLYFVAQRPPA; via the coding sequence ATGGCAGCACGCAGGCGCACAGCATCATCCGGCGAGGCCCGGCAGTTCAGCCGGGTGGCCGCCATCTACGACGCGCTCATGGCGGGCATCGCGTACGACATCTGGGTGCGCTACATCCACACCCTCTGGTCCTCGCGGGGGCTTGAGCCGCGGACGGTTCTGGATATTGCCTGCGGCACCGGAAACGTCTCCTTCCGGCTTGCGGAAGAGGGCTTGCGGGTGGCCGGGGTGGATAACTCTCAGGAGATGATCGCCGTTGCCGAATCCAAACTCACCCGCTCTCAGCGCCTGGAGGGCAATCCCGCTTTCTACTGCCAGGACGCCGCAGAGTTGGACCTGCCTTTCACGTTCGATTCGGCGCTCTGCCTGTTCGACAGTTTCAACTACATCCTGGACTATGAGCGCCTGTGCTCCGCTTTCCGCAGAACGCTCCTGCATCTCCGTCCGCGAGGGATTTTTATCTTCGATGTCAACACGGTCTACGCGCTGTCGCACGGGTTCTTCGATCAGGACAACCTCTCTTCAGACTCCTATCCCCGCTATGTGTGGCGCAGCTCGTGGGATCCGGCCTCGCGCCTGTGCACGGTGGAGATGGACTTCGAGGCGCTGACTGACTCCGGCGTGGAGACCTTCCGGGAGGTCCATACCCAGAGGGGTTATACGCAGGAAGAGCTAACCCGCGGACTCGAATCCGCCGGTTTCAGCGATATCTCCGTGTTCCACGCCTACACCATGCGCCCGCCGAACCGGCGCAGCGACCGCCTCTATTTCGTCGCGCAGCGCCCTCCGGCCTGA
- a CDS encoding iron-dependent repressor codes for MLSKLRYRAKNEVVGGGPSGNGGGQVEGPPELSREQTDHLLEQLWVAEEDRRSIPAGYSDASSGHSCSLQHADDGTDCQNGCEISAHLPRLKAAGLVEEVDGTVRLSETGAARAEELIRRHRLTELLLTELLDLDAAESRTDVCRLEHAISPTVVERICAFLGHPPHCPHGRPIPRGRCCGRISREVPPLVAPLEDAAVGQRYRVVFIAPKSHTRLDRLAVLGLTPGAEIRLHQKRPSYVIRIGETDVAIDRDIAREIYVRAV; via the coding sequence ATGCTGTCCAAACTGCGGTATCGAGCTAAAAATGAGGTCGTCGGTGGTGGACCTTCTGGAAATGGTGGCGGCCAGGTTGAAGGGCCGCCGGAGCTAAGCCGCGAGCAGACAGATCATCTCCTGGAGCAGCTCTGGGTGGCCGAGGAGGACCGGCGGTCTATTCCGGCCGGTTACTCGGATGCCTCGTCAGGACACTCCTGCAGTCTGCAGCACGCGGACGACGGCACCGATTGCCAGAACGGCTGCGAAATCTCGGCTCATCTCCCCCGTCTGAAAGCGGCGGGTCTGGTGGAAGAGGTGGATGGAACCGTCCGGCTCAGCGAGACGGGGGCCGCCAGGGCGGAGGAGCTCATCCGGCGCCACAGGCTAACAGAGCTTCTTCTTACGGAATTGCTGGATCTGGACGCTGCTGAAAGCCGGACCGACGTCTGCCGCCTGGAGCACGCCATTTCACCCACCGTGGTAGAGCGGATCTGCGCGTTTCTGGGACATCCGCCCCACTGCCCTCACGGGCGTCCCATTCCTCGCGGCCGGTGCTGCGGGCGTATCTCCCGCGAGGTGCCTCCGCTGGTGGCTCCCCTGGAGGATGCCGCTGTGGGCCAGAGGTACCGCGTGGTGTTCATCGCGCCGAAGTCCCATACGCGTCTGGACCGTCTGGCCGTGCTGGGCCTGACGCCCGGGGCCGAGATCCGGTTGCACCAGAAAAGGCCATCCTACGTCATCCGCATCGGGGAGACGGACGTGGCGATAGACCGGGACATCGCACGGGAGATCTACGTCCGCGCGGTGTAG
- a CDS encoding thioredoxin translates to MSQEKSAVTAIGTCQFEELVLLHNAPVLVEFTAAWCAPCRMMRSVLQEVAGLFADRLRVVSLDVDQNAELADAFDVQSIPALMLIARGRLLGAWVGYQTAGQLAANVESALARGEVTGDA, encoded by the coding sequence ATGAGCCAGGAAAAGAGCGCGGTGACGGCGATCGGGACTTGCCAGTTCGAGGAGTTGGTCCTTCTTCATAACGCTCCCGTTCTGGTGGAGTTTACCGCCGCCTGGTGCGCCCCCTGCCGGATGATGCGCTCTGTGCTGCAAGAGGTGGCTGGCCTCTTCGCCGACCGTCTGCGCGTGGTGTCCCTGGATGTAGATCAGAATGCGGAGCTGGCGGATGCCTTTGATGTGCAGTCCATCCCGGCGCTTATGCTCATCGCCCGCGGTCGTCTCCTGGGCGCCTGGGTGGGTTATCAGACGGCAGGGCAGCTCGCCGCCAACGTTGAGTCCGCTCTTGCGCGCGGCGAGGTTACAGGCGATGCCTGA
- the feoB-1 gene encoding ferrous iron transport protein B: protein MASGPTGMAVETINLTSQRTICLVGNPNTGKSVIFGRLTGKYVIVSNYPGTTVEILKGTATIRGQRVTVVDTPGTNSLIPMSEDEQVTRDILLEDPPDLVLQVGDAKNLKRVLAITVQLAEMDLPCTLALNMMDEARMRGIHIDTDKLSAELGIPVVGTVAVEGTGMDRLVQNLDHDRRPALLVRYPEAIEEAVTAISELLPEGIHGKRAVALMILSGDESLRRWLVRNLDPARLNQIEGIRAALAATTALPLSQIISRHRALAVQRLFALVTQKTEGRESALAAFLGRTMMHPFWGVPWLALVLYVTWLVVGVFGAGTVVDLIEEGLFNGYINPAAVRVFSFVPVPFLRDLFVGEYGIITMALTYGIAIVLPVVFFFFVAFGVLEDSGYLPRLAVQVNQIFRRLGLNGKAVLPMVLGLGCDTMATLTTRILETRRERTIVTLLLALGVPCSAQLGVILGLLTTAKSLFIWAGVVGLVLLAVGYLAGKVMPGQSSDFILEVPPVRLPRLGNILYKTLARTEWYLKEAVPLFVLGTLVLFLLDRLGLLGTIEGWSAPVVTGVLGLPEEAAKVFIMGFLRRDYGGAGLKTMFDAGQLSHDQVLVSIVTLTLFIPCVANFLVMAKERGWKTALAMAAFIVPVAVLTGGAVRLLLRSGIL, encoded by the coding sequence GTGGCATCTGGTCCCACGGGAATGGCTGTCGAGACGATCAACCTCACATCCCAGCGCACCATCTGCCTGGTCGGAAATCCGAACACCGGCAAGAGCGTGATCTTCGGGCGCCTGACCGGAAAATACGTTATCGTCTCAAACTATCCCGGCACCACCGTCGAGATCCTGAAGGGAACCGCCACCATCCGCGGCCAGCGTGTGACCGTGGTGGACACACCCGGCACCAACAGCCTGATCCCGATGTCCGAAGATGAGCAGGTCACGCGGGACATCCTGCTGGAGGATCCACCCGACCTTGTGCTTCAGGTGGGCGACGCGAAGAACCTGAAGCGCGTACTGGCGATCACCGTGCAGCTTGCGGAGATGGATCTTCCGTGCACGCTGGCGCTCAATATGATGGATGAAGCGCGGATGCGCGGGATCCACATAGACACCGACAAGCTGAGCGCCGAACTGGGCATCCCGGTGGTGGGCACGGTGGCCGTCGAGGGAACCGGGATGGATCGCCTCGTCCAGAATCTGGATCACGACCGCCGCCCCGCGCTACTGGTGCGGTATCCTGAAGCCATTGAGGAGGCCGTCACGGCGATCAGCGAGCTTCTTCCGGAGGGAATACACGGAAAGCGCGCGGTCGCCCTGATGATCCTGAGCGGCGATGAGTCGCTCCGCCGGTGGCTGGTCAGGAACCTGGATCCTGCCCGGCTGAATCAGATCGAGGGAATCCGCGCGGCGCTTGCCGCCACCACCGCTCTGCCCCTTTCACAGATCATCAGCCGTCACCGGGCGCTTGCTGTACAACGCCTTTTCGCTCTTGTGACTCAGAAGACCGAAGGCCGTGAAAGCGCGCTGGCCGCCTTTCTCGGCCGCACAATGATGCACCCGTTCTGGGGCGTTCCCTGGCTGGCGCTGGTGCTGTATGTCACCTGGCTTGTGGTTGGGGTTTTCGGAGCGGGCACGGTGGTGGATCTCATTGAAGAGGGGCTTTTCAACGGCTACATCAACCCCGCCGCGGTGCGGGTCTTCTCGTTCGTGCCGGTCCCGTTCCTGCGGGATCTGTTCGTTGGCGAGTATGGCATCATCACGATGGCGCTGACCTACGGGATCGCCATCGTGCTCCCTGTGGTCTTTTTCTTCTTCGTAGCTTTTGGAGTGCTGGAGGATTCGGGATACCTGCCGCGCCTGGCCGTGCAGGTGAATCAGATCTTCCGCCGGCTGGGATTGAACGGCAAGGCCGTGTTGCCGATGGTGCTGGGACTCGGGTGCGACACCATGGCCACGCTGACCACCCGAATTCTGGAGACGCGCCGGGAACGAACCATCGTGACTCTGCTGCTGGCGCTTGGCGTTCCCTGTTCGGCGCAGCTCGGCGTCATTCTGGGATTATTGACCACTGCGAAATCGCTGTTCATCTGGGCCGGTGTCGTGGGGCTGGTTCTGCTGGCCGTCGGATATCTGGCCGGGAAGGTGATGCCCGGGCAGAGTTCGGACTTCATCCTGGAGGTGCCGCCGGTGCGCCTGCCACGGCTCGGCAACATCCTCTACAAGACGCTGGCGCGCACGGAATGGTATCTGAAGGAGGCGGTCCCGCTGTTCGTGCTGGGCACGCTTGTCCTCTTTCTGTTGGACCGGCTGGGTCTGCTGGGGACGATCGAGGGATGGAGCGCGCCGGTGGTAACAGGCGTGCTGGGACTGCCGGAAGAGGCAGCGAAGGTTTTCATCATGGGCTTCCTGCGCCGGGATTACGGCGGAGCGGGACTGAAGACCATGTTCGACGCAGGCCAACTTTCGCACGACCAGGTGCTGGTCAGCATCGTAACGCTGACGCTTTTTATCCCGTGCGTGGCGAACTTCCTGGTGATGGCCAAGGAGAGGGGCTGGAAGACAGCACTCGCAATGGCCGCGTTCATTGTGCCCGTGGCGGTCCTGACAGGCGGGGCCGTGCGGCTCCTGCTGAGGTCAGGGATACTGTGA
- a CDS encoding short-chain dehydrogenase, with product MSAREVTRRKRRGARARRQLSEGNRTPMSDKKPAAVITGGTGGLGQAVSLAFLDAGWDVMVTFVEEEQFQELERKADAKASSLRGICADLTRADEVERLAQETRREFGAIEALVNLVGGFAGGFPVTQTPEAVWDHMMRLNLKTCFLTVRALAPLVVENGGGAIVTVGSRGAVETPPGLAAYAVSKAGVVALTKALAEELRRDRVRVNCVLPSIIDTPANRSAMPDADFSRWVRPEALARTILFLVSEEAAPISGACIPVYGDS from the coding sequence TTGAGCGCGCGCGAAGTCACGAGAAGGAAACGCCGGGGCGCACGCGCCCGTCGGCAGTTGTCGGAGGGAAACCGGACACCAATGAGCGATAAAAAACCGGCGGCTGTGATTACCGGGGGCACCGGAGGCCTGGGCCAGGCTGTTTCACTCGCCTTCCTGGATGCAGGCTGGGATGTGATGGTGACTTTTGTCGAAGAGGAGCAGTTCCAGGAGTTGGAGCGCAAGGCCGATGCTAAAGCGTCCTCCCTTCGAGGAATCTGCGCGGACCTTACGCGCGCGGATGAAGTGGAGCGTCTGGCACAAGAGACGCGCCGCGAATTCGGCGCCATCGAGGCCCTGGTCAATCTGGTGGGCGGATTCGCCGGAGGCTTCCCCGTCACGCAGACTCCCGAAGCCGTTTGGGATCACATGATGCGCCTGAACTTGAAAACCTGCTTCCTGACCGTGCGCGCTTTGGCTCCGCTGGTGGTGGAGAACGGAGGCGGTGCCATCGTCACCGTGGGATCCCGCGGCGCGGTGGAGACGCCGCCCGGGCTCGCTGCCTATGCCGTCTCAAAGGCCGGGGTGGTGGCACTGACAAAAGCATTGGCAGAGGAGCTGCGCCGTGATCGGGTGCGCGTGAACTGCGTCCTCCCGAGCATCATAGACACCCCTGCGAACCGCTCCGCCATGCCCGATGCCGATTTCAGCCGCTGGGTGCGTCCCGAAGCGCTGGCGCGAACCATCCTGTTTCTTGTCAGCGAGGAGGCGGCTCCCATCAGTGGGGCGTGCATCCCCGTCTACGGAGATTCCTGA
- the ggt gene encoding gamma-glutamyltranspeptidase, producing the protein MAHTARPDFRARRQAVAAGHYLAAMAGHDILRDGGNAADAAAAVAFCLSVLEPHQNGPGGECPALVHFGGKTYAVSGQGTSPAALTLEWFRERGYELIPGDGLLPATVPALIGTWLLILREFGSLPLARILEPAIELAETGFIVYQSLAETIEMHSGRFRGEWPTSAEVYLPDGRAPKIGDTLRLPAVAETFRRMRNESARKSDRVQGLQAAYDWFYRGQAAAIIEGFCRSTKVCDSAGRESPGFLTQEDVGTWRPRLEEPVRFTYRGVEVCKCGPWTQGPVFLQQLAILQHFDLRAMGWGTPAYFHTIIEAARLAFADREAWYGDPDFDDVPLERLLSTPYNRQRAALIDPRAAAPELRPGDPFQRRTAPDVSSAGAPPAGEGGSGGFSGDTTHLDVVDRWGNCVSATPSGGWLQSSPVIPDLGFPLGTRGQMFYLDPSRANCFAPRKRPRTTLTPSLALQGGRPWLVFGTPGGDGQDQWSLQVFLNIVEFGMDPARAVELPTVTVQSFPSSFYPRQSFPLRVSCESRIKMETLKTLQGWGHEVHVDPPYVHGRPSVLRLEEDGSVTGAITSRLETGYVTGW; encoded by the coding sequence ATGGCTCACACGGCACGTCCCGATTTCCGCGCTCGCAGGCAGGCTGTTGCCGCCGGACACTATCTGGCGGCGATGGCCGGGCACGACATTCTGCGGGACGGCGGGAACGCCGCCGACGCCGCCGCCGCGGTGGCTTTCTGTCTCTCCGTCCTTGAGCCGCACCAGAACGGTCCGGGCGGTGAGTGTCCCGCGCTGGTCCATTTCGGCGGAAAGACCTATGCCGTTTCGGGTCAGGGCACGTCACCGGCCGCTCTGACGCTGGAATGGTTTCGGGAGCGGGGATACGAGCTGATCCCGGGTGATGGGCTTCTGCCCGCCACAGTGCCGGCGCTCATCGGTACGTGGCTGCTCATTCTCCGGGAGTTCGGCAGCCTCCCGCTCGCGCGCATTCTGGAGCCTGCCATCGAGCTGGCGGAGACCGGCTTCATCGTCTACCAGAGTCTGGCGGAGACCATCGAAATGCACTCCGGCCGGTTCCGCGGCGAGTGGCCGACCTCGGCCGAGGTGTATCTGCCGGACGGACGCGCTCCGAAGATTGGCGATACCCTGCGGCTCCCCGCAGTGGCCGAGACCTTCCGCCGGATGCGAAACGAGTCTGCCCGCAAGTCGGACCGTGTGCAGGGGCTGCAGGCGGCCTACGACTGGTTCTACCGCGGGCAGGCGGCAGCCATCATCGAAGGTTTTTGCCGGAGCACGAAGGTCTGTGATTCTGCGGGACGTGAGTCGCCGGGCTTTCTGACACAGGAGGATGTCGGCACATGGCGTCCGCGACTGGAGGAGCCGGTCCGCTTCACCTATCGTGGGGTTGAAGTGTGCAAGTGCGGCCCCTGGACTCAGGGGCCCGTGTTCCTGCAGCAGCTCGCCATCCTGCAGCACTTCGATCTGCGGGCTATGGGGTGGGGGACCCCCGCATACTTCCATACCATCATCGAAGCCGCCCGGCTGGCCTTCGCCGACCGTGAGGCGTGGTATGGGGACCCGGACTTCGACGACGTACCTTTGGAGCGGCTGCTCTCCACACCCTACAACCGCCAACGCGCCGCGCTTATCGATCCTCGCGCGGCCGCTCCGGAGCTGCGTCCGGGCGATCCTTTCCAGCGCAGAACTGCTCCTGATGTGTCATCTGCTGGTGCGCCGCCTGCCGGAGAAGGCGGCTCTGGCGGATTCTCCGGAGATACCACCCACCTGGACGTGGTGGACCGCTGGGGCAACTGCGTATCCGCCACACCGTCAGGCGGCTGGCTCCAGAGTTCGCCCGTCATCCCTGATTTGGGGTTCCCTCTGGGCACGCGGGGGCAGATGTTCTACCTGGACCCATCCCGAGCCAACTGTTTCGCGCCGCGCAAGCGTCCTCGCACTACCCTGACGCCGTCACTGGCTCTGCAGGGCGGCAGACCCTGGCTGGTGTTCGGGACACCCGGCGGCGACGGGCAGGATCAGTGGTCGCTGCAGGTATTCCTGAACATTGTGGAGTTCGGGATGGATCCGGCCCGCGCGGTGGAGTTGCCGACGGTCACGGTTCAGTCTTTCCCGTCTTCGTTCTACCCGCGGCAGAGCTTCCCGCTGCGTGTGTCATGTGAGTCACGCATCAAGATGGAAACGCTCAAGACGCTCCAGGGATGGGGGCATGAGGTCCACGTGGACCCTCCCTACGTGCATGGCCGGCCCAGCGTGCTGCGTCTGGAGGAAGACGGATCGGTGACGGGTGCGATCACCAGCCGGCTGGAAACAGGTTATGTTACGGGATGGTGA
- a CDS encoding flagellar motor stator protein MotA, which yields MSVLLGIAILFGSILGGYTMHGGKVAALNQISEFIIIGGAALGSVVIGYSPKGAIAVLKATIGLLKGNPYKPAVFLELLQVMYDTFSLARKQGLVELEKHVENPHESEIFQKYPSFLHNHHAVNLFADTLKLVSMGGVNVYSLSDLMEIDLEVSHEEAMKTSRILSTVGDAMPAFGIVAAVLGVVITMQSIGGPPEQVGEKVGAALVGTFLGVLMAYGIFAPLAKATEAIAHAESQYLACIKNATVAFARGDVPLVCVEFARRNIEPELRPTFAQMEEVCKSGGASAQQKAA from the coding sequence TTGTCTGTTCTGCTTGGCATAGCGATACTCTTCGGCAGCATTCTGGGCGGCTATACGATGCACGGGGGCAAAGTGGCCGCCCTGAACCAGATCTCCGAGTTCATTATCATCGGAGGGGCCGCGCTCGGGAGCGTGGTCATCGGCTACTCTCCGAAGGGCGCCATTGCCGTGCTGAAAGCCACAATAGGGCTGCTGAAGGGCAATCCTTACAAGCCTGCCGTCTTCCTGGAACTGCTTCAGGTGATGTATGACACCTTCTCCCTGGCCCGCAAGCAGGGCCTGGTGGAGCTGGAAAAGCACGTGGAGAACCCTCACGAGTCCGAGATCTTCCAGAAGTATCCGTCCTTCCTCCACAACCATCACGCCGTCAACCTGTTTGCGGATACCCTGAAGCTGGTCTCGATGGGTGGGGTGAACGTCTACAGCCTGTCCGACCTCATGGAGATAGACCTGGAGGTGTCGCACGAGGAGGCGATGAAGACCTCGCGCATCCTCTCCACCGTGGGAGACGCCATGCCCGCTTTCGGTATCGTGGCGGCGGTGCTCGGAGTTGTCATCACCATGCAGTCCATCGGCGGACCTCCGGAACAGGTGGGCGAGAAGGTGGGAGCCGCTCTCGTCGGGACGTTTCTGGGCGTTCTTATGGCCTACGGTATCTTCGCGCCGCTGGCCAAGGCAACCGAGGCCATCGCCCACGCGGAGTCTCAGTATCTGGCCTGCATCAAGAACGCCACGGTGGCATTTGCTCGCGGAGACGTGCCGCTGGTGTGCGTGGAGTTCGCCCGCCGCAACATCGAGCCGGAACTCAGACCGACCTTTGCTCAAATGGAAGAAGTCTGCAAGAGCGGAGGAGCCTCCGCGCAGCAGAAAGCCGCCTGA
- a CDS encoding sulfurtransferase, producing MTVERALRGIAGTFVLLSVILGHLVNPWFYAFTAFVGLNLLQSAFTNWCPMMAILRKAGLRMEECGR from the coding sequence ATGACTGTCGAGAGAGCATTGAGAGGAATCGCAGGGACGTTTGTCCTGCTTTCTGTGATCCTTGGCCACCTGGTAAATCCGTGGTTCTATGCGTTCACGGCGTTCGTGGGGCTGAATCTGCTGCAGTCCGCGTTCACCAACTGGTGCCCGATGATGGCCATCCTGCGAAAAGCGGGACTCCGGATGGAGGAATGCGGCCGCTGA
- a CDS encoding MFS transporter, with amino-acid sequence MAQVEEPRTGRQLPWYRGVSGYAWLVLVVAALGWLFDTLDQQLFTLIRFRSLQDILSAYYSGPALDEAVQRWGYKLTSIFLVGWALGGLLFGILGDKIGRARTMMITILIYALFTGLNALVHTPLQYAFCRFFTALGIGGEFAAGASLVAEVWPARSRPMALGFLQALSTVGNMMAAIVTFVLAEVSWRWVYVVGIAPALLVVVIRLFVREPEKWKEARAQTAADPTKELGSIRDLFTLPGVSRNTWAALLIALAGVLGLWGIGYFQPDLISKVMQASGASESDIQRAKSTVFFIFQIGGFIGMYSYAAASERIGRKAALLIIYLCVLGVVQGAFWTIHHVTHAYAWAFFLGFFTLSPFSAFAVYFPELFPTRLRSTGVGVCYNCARLLAAVGIFYVGSIAASFSRPGDPVFGYRMAASIMSVIYVFGFIGLALAPETKGRPLPE; translated from the coding sequence ATGGCGCAGGTGGAAGAACCCCGGACCGGGCGGCAACTGCCCTGGTACAGAGGCGTTTCAGGCTACGCCTGGCTGGTCCTTGTCGTTGCGGCCCTCGGCTGGCTGTTCGACACGCTGGACCAGCAGCTTTTCACCCTTATCCGCTTCCGGTCGCTGCAAGACATCCTGAGCGCTTACTATTCCGGCCCTGCGCTGGACGAGGCCGTGCAGCGATGGGGTTACAAGCTGACCTCCATCTTCCTGGTGGGCTGGGCCCTGGGAGGGCTGCTTTTCGGTATCCTGGGCGACAAGATCGGCCGGGCGCGCACCATGATGATCACCATCCTGATCTATGCGCTGTTCACCGGTCTGAATGCCCTGGTGCACACTCCGCTGCAATATGCTTTCTGCCGGTTTTTCACCGCGCTCGGCATCGGGGGCGAGTTCGCGGCCGGGGCCTCTCTGGTGGCGGAGGTGTGGCCAGCCCGTTCTCGTCCGATGGCACTGGGCTTCCTTCAGGCCTTGTCCACGGTGGGGAATATGATGGCTGCCATCGTCACCTTTGTGCTGGCGGAAGTGAGCTGGCGGTGGGTGTATGTGGTGGGCATCGCTCCGGCGCTGCTGGTCGTGGTCATCCGCCTGTTCGTTCGCGAGCCGGAAAAGTGGAAGGAAGCGCGGGCCCAGACAGCGGCGGATCCCACCAAGGAGCTGGGGAGCATCCGGGATCTGTTCACGCTGCCGGGAGTCAGCCGGAATACCTGGGCTGCCCTGCTGATCGCTCTGGCCGGGGTCCTGGGCCTGTGGGGCATCGGCTACTTCCAGCCGGATCTCATCAGCAAGGTGATGCAGGCGTCCGGGGCATCGGAAAGCGACATCCAGCGCGCAAAGAGCACGGTGTTCTTCATCTTCCAGATCGGCGGGTTCATCGGCATGTATTCCTATGCCGCCGCCAGCGAGCGCATCGGCCGCAAAGCCGCTCTGCTGATCATCTATCTTTGCGTGCTGGGCGTGGTGCAGGGGGCGTTCTGGACCATTCACCACGTGACGCACGCGTATGCGTGGGCGTTCTTCCTGGGGTTCTTCACGCTGTCGCCATTCTCGGCGTTCGCTGTCTATTTTCCGGAGCTATTCCCCACGAGACTGCGCTCGACGGGGGTGGGAGTGTGCTACAACTGCGCCAGACTGCTTGCCGCTGTTGGCATCTTCTATGTGGGCAGCATCGCGGCGAGCTTCTCGCGGCCGGGCGACCCGGTCTTTGGATACCGGATGGCCGCCAGCATCATGTCCGTCATCTATGTTTTCGGGTTCATCGGGCTGGCGCTGGCCCCGGAGACGAAGGGGCGTCCTCTGCCGGAATGA